In Rhizophagus irregularis chromosome 28, complete sequence, the genomic stretch ACCATCGTCAATCATATTGTGTGTAACTATTGGTGGCAGTGAATTTCTTTTAAGAGCAATAACGCGTCGTTTTAGCAGTATTTTTTCTTCGTTTGTCAATAATTCCGATGGATTTATGACAGCACGTGAAATATCACCACTAGAaaggaatatatatatatctggtaaatataattgcgaaacaaaaatcaataatGTCAAACACATACCCCGTATAGCGTGCAGCTTTGTCAAATATTCTCTGACCGATTTTCTCTGTGATGTCTTTTACTGTCTCCTGAAGTTGTTTTGTAACAGCTTGACCTTTCAGTGCTTCCACAGCAAATGATTGAGTTGCCGCAGGCATGACAATAAATGCAACAACGGTCATTGGTGAATTACAAGCTTTTAGTCTATGGTTaagacctaaaaaataaataaataaataaataatacacaaaataatttgtaacaATAACATTTTACTTACGAGATAGAGATTCAATATACATATCAACACCCTTATTTCTATACTCATAGCGACCAGCTGTAAAGAAATATAGAGTATTGTCAAGATCAAAATCGTAATGGCCGTAAAAATGTCCGCGGACAAAATTATGaatcttttctttattccTTGCatgtaaattttgaaattcatgCATGGCGGAAAATTTTACAACATTTAATCCGTTTGGAAGAACCCCatctaattttttagaataatttattaacttttttttgtttataaattaatattaatttaatttgtaaccTACCTGGtttcctttttaataaatgctcAGCTTCGAAAGCCGTAATTTGACTAACTGTTGTGAACACATCACAACAATGTGCGGCACCACGTTCAATACAATAACGGTGATATATTCCACGTTTTCCAGCTTCTTCATCAACCGAAAAAtgttgtatattattataaaaatcgaCAGAGCCAGCACATAGATATCGTCCCAAAAGAGTCGCGTGTGTTGTGAAAATTGTGGTCAGTTCTGTACGACGTTTACGGAGCAAAGGAATAGCAACACCAGCGAGCCATTCGTGAAAATGTGCTATAAcagctttctttttttctcgaGCTacaaactattatttaaacaattattaacatAGAAACACGTGAAATGCAGGATCAGGATTctagttataataaataaatgtattggGCACAATGACTCACATCTCCCAAAAACCATCCAACAAGATAACCAAATAAAATAGCATCATTTGTTTCTTGATCATTTGGTGGTGAAGGAATTCCGGCAACGTTCCATAAATCACCCTTCCATGAATCTAATCTATCAGCAATTGAATTGGTGTCTAATAAAAGAACATGGGGAGCTCCCTCTATTAACCATCGACCATACATCCATTTGACCCCTTGACTTGTCATTTCATCAAGGATTTCTTTCATATGAGGATTAGTAACTTTTTCTGCTTCAACCTCTGCAGCAGCAGTCTTGTAGGCCAAAGGTCCAATGAGCGTATATCTGTCACCAAACTCATGAGCTGTTACGGGAGCCTTGGTTTTTATTACCGTATAAATTCCTCCAACTTTGTAAAAAcggtttattttaaaaataataccatACGCAtacagatttaataaaaattcgttCAAATTTACCTTTGTTTGCAACCTCCCAAGCAATTTCGAACAGGAAAGGGTTATGAACGTCACGGTGACTCAtactttaacaataaaaataattaataactaataattctttatccaAAGGAAATCATATATCCGTAGCGAAaggggaattttttttttttgaggtttttatatgataattcatTCGACTATTATAGTTAAGTTTGAAATGAATGacatcaaataataaacaaattatattcatGATACTATTATAGCAGTCAGGCGCTTGTCAGGCCATTTAACTAGCGATGTGACTGAGTTTATATATTTGGATACACGTCACGATTATATGAATTAAGTAAGAATTGCCCACTTGCCCTATTTATACTAATCTTAAAAGATAAACTATGTCAATCGAATTATCCTTCAATGTTCAAGAACACATGCAAGCATACCGCCTCCAGGAGACTTTATCTGCGGAGTTACCAATTTAAGCATCTTGGCTCAAATATTTTATCCCAATTTCGTTTGATTCCCGGGATACttaattagttattattaaagatattaatgataagAGAAGAATTGATGTATAAAGATAACAAGTCAAGCAGAAGTTCTGGCGTAAATGCGTAAAATGTTGATTTTCAATAGATAGCCAGATCAACTGTGTCAAAAAacacttaattttttattatgtataaatTATGTCATAATAGACATTTTGTCACGTGATTTGACACCTCACTAAATTGCCTACTCATGCGTTAGACAAGATGCCCAAATATAATTGGCTGGTGGAGATGGATCTACAAATGTTGGTGGTATGCATGAAGATCCAGTTTCACTTATATAAACATCCCATTGTCTCCTAACATAAACATGTGttggattaaaaaaatatatcagcaaaaaaataaaaatacaatattatacctaattaaaactaaattatctaaatcaaATTCAGCTTGATGCCAATATTCATAAACGGGATCTCTTTCTCTTTCGCGTTCTTTCATTCCTGCATCCATagcttcatttcttttatgttCAGCAGCAGCATTTCTTTCTTGATCAAGACGAGCTTCTTCAACTTTCATTGCGTCATTCAATGATGCGATCTTGTTAAAAAACTCATCGTCTTCTTCGGGAAAGAAATGAcctgataaaatatatagacATTTAATTAGAGAGTTCTCTAAAGTTATTTGCagaatagaataataaataaacttaataaaaacctTCGCGTTTTAATCGTTCTCTGCGAAGATCACGaagtttttttactttttctaaaagttttattaattctttatgtTCACTCTTTTTTGCTTCAGCTTCTTGAACTCTCTTTTCAGCTTCTTCTTTTCTTGCTTGTtcctttaacaaaaaattaaaggtatgaaataattctaattatcATTTGAAATATGACTAATAATTACCCGTTTCAAAGCTAATTCTTTAGCTATCCATTCCGTTCTCCACTCATCAATAGTTTTATGTAATGTTTCACGTCTACGTTGTCTTTCATCTCGGACAGATTGTAATTTCTTGATATGCTTCTTACGCCATTTCTTTACAGTGAATTTAATcagtgaattataataatgaaatatatatctATTTGTATTCATACCTGATGACGCCTAactttagataattttatttttattttttcaatatatttttgacCCGTTGTGCAAGACAAATTTGATTCCAatgttttctaaaaatatattttaacacTTTTAATATCCTTATAGTTAATTGActtattaacatttatatataataatttttctataagttcacaattattttaaataaaatattaatttaaaaacatgTACCTTGAAATTTTCAAGACCTTCTATGTTCTCTCCCCATTCATCTTCATTTGCAGTTTCTCTGATTTCTTTTAACTTGTCCAATTTTAATCTCATgtcttgtaataaataatgtgtTTGTAGAATTTGTTCACGTGTGTTTGTTATATTAGGTAATTTGGATACAGATTCTTCGAGCTTTACATTACGAGATTTGATCCATGACTTGAGCCAAGCTTGTTGAGCACTAGTAGTTTTCTCTAGGGAAAAGATGCAAAAAATcattagattatttaataatttttttttctttttttttaaaaaaaaataaaagcataACCATACTTATGTCACCATCCTCGGCTCTATTTACGCCTGGAGGTCCTTCTACTTCGCTAGTATTCGGAAGCGCTATATAACTATCCAAAGGAAAAGAGCAAGAGCTATACGATTCATACGACAAAGGGTTTGTATATGTAAAACTATTAACTGGTTCTAAAGTCACTCCTGCTGGAGGATTGTGTGAAAATTGTTGCTGATGTCGCGACTGTGAAAGATTTGAAGACTTGCGTTGATGTGTTATATGAGGATTACAGCTATAGGGTTGCTGACTTTGTTGGGAAGACATTTAAGATTACTAAAAAAGAGTGCATTACAGTTTGCACGGACCATGAGGCCTTTCTATTTTTGTAACAAATCTTGTACGACATAATAATCAACGATTCTGTAGCACATCACAATGATAAAACTATTACGTCAAATTTCACACTTAAAAAATATGGGTTTTGCATAaaaatctcaaattttttttattttcaaataaatttttcttcattttgctcaaaaattaagaaaaaatgcatTCTACTACGGGTTTGAATATGACAATTCCTGAAAAAGTATCagatttattagtaaaattagatACAACGGAAATCAGATCAAAAGAAGATTTATATCCTTTAGAATTGTTACAGCGAGCTACGAACTATTTAGCCGCTTCAATgattttcttacaaaaaaatactttactgGAAAGACCTTTAAGTAAAGATGATGTCAAAGAAAGATTGTTGGGTCATTGGGGTACGtgaaatatcatttttcaGTTTTAATTTCTGTATTATAGAgctaaatttaaatcattaggAACATGTCCCGGGATTAATCTCATTTACGCCCATTGCAATCATCTAATAAGAAAACATTCGATTCCAATGTTCCTTGTAACCGGCCCAGGACATGGTGCTCCTGCCTGTTTAGCTAATCTTTTTATTGAAGGATCTCTCGCTAAATTTTACCCTCAATATAGTGTTAATAAAGATGGCTTGAATAGacttatcaaaaattttagttgGCCTCGCGGGTTTCCAAGTCACGTGAATTCCGAGGTTCCGGGGCAAATTCATGAAGgtaaaatcattttctttaaaaaaaaaaaaatttttttaaatgttaaaatgttgatgaaattgaattatattatgCAAAGGTGGTGAACTTGGGTATGCTCTTTCGGTTAGTTTTGGTGCAATTATGGATAACCCGGATTTGATAGTCACGTGCATCGTTGGTGATGGTGAAGCCGAAACTGGTCCGACTGCAACAGCTTGGCATTCTTACAAATTTATCGATCCAGCTGAAAGTGGTGCAGTAATACCAATTTTGCACGATAATGGATTCAAGATTTCAGAAGAAACGATTTATGGCGCTATGGAGTACGCgtttatattaatacatatataaatatatttgttcattttaaatatcataactatttttttaaattttatagtgaTACTGAACTTTCCACCTTATTTACGTAcgtagaatattttttttttatcgaaataGTGGAATATACAtgtcttttaataaattttatgtaaaaatgttAGTGGGTTTGGATATCAAGTTCGCATAGTATCGGATCTAAATGATATCAATGCAGATATGGCTACTTCAATGGAATGGGCATATCAAGAAATTCGAAGAATCCAAACCTGTGCCAGGTCTGGGAATCCAATTTATAAACCAAGGTGGCCAATGTTGGTTCTTCGAACACCAAAAGGATGGACGGGTCCTAGAGAGTTACATGGACAACGTATTGAAGGTTCATTTAGATCTCATCAAGTACCTTTACCGCATGCAAgagttgatgatgatgaatttcGTTTACTGGAATCTTGGTTAAAGAGTTacaaatttcatgaattatttgatttatccgataattcatttataatgGAAGTTCTTGAAGCTTTGCCAAAAGAAGAATTACGTATGGGAATTAGAAAAGAGACGTATGCTGCATATGAACCTTTAGATTTACCGAATTGCAAAGAGTTATTGGTACAAAAAGGTGATAACGAAAGCTGTATGAAAATTACTGGACAATATTGTTCTGAAGTCATTAAAATGTaagttaaatgaaattttttttatttaaatatttattaacagcCTTTTGTATTGTAAAGGAATCCGAAGAGATTCAGAATCTTTTCTCCAGATGGTAATtacaaacatttttataattttatttttgaaaaagtcgTAACGCATCCTttatgtatttgtatttatgtAGAACTTGTTTCAAACAAGTTGGATGCTACTTTTCAAGTCACCAATCGAAACTTTCAATGGTCTCACCAGACTAGCAACAAAGGAGGTCGTATAGCCGAAATTTTATCTGAGCACACATGTCAAGGATGGATGCAAGGATATACTTTAACAGGtagaattattttactaattgcACCAGTATTTTTAAAGGTTTTTACTTCAATTGAGATTTTTGTATAGGACGCGTTGCATTGTTTCCGTCTTATGAAACGTTCTTAGGAATTATCATCACAATGATGATTCAATACGCAAAATTCATTAAACTTGGTATGGAAACATCATGGCGATTGCCAATTGgatcttttaattatattgaaactTCAACTCTCTGGCGACAAGAGCATAATGGATTTTCCCATCAAAATCCTTCATTCATCAACAATCTTATTAACATGAAATGTAATTATGTTTAAATTGCACGTTTAATTAAAACATGTTTACAATTATAACtcaactttaattttaaatatagatgAACATATTCGCATTTATTTGCCAGCGGATGCAAATTGTTCTCTTATTACAATAGCTCACTGTTTAAgagcaaaaaattatattaatttgattattggAAGTAAAAATCCAACACCTGTTTGGCTATCACCTGAAGAAGCAGAAAATCATTGTATAGCGGGAGCATCAGTATGGAAATTTGCTTCAACCGATGATGGCCTTGATCCTGATGTAGTTTTGGTTGGATGTGGTACAGAAGTTACATTCGAAGTTATTGCAGCAGCGagtttattaaagaaagatGTTCCAGAATTACGCGTTAGGGTAGCTAATGTGAcagatttaatgattttaccAGGAAATGGGAGTCATCCACATTCTTTGGATAACGAGGCTTTTGAAAGCTTGTTTACTAATGACAAAcctattatatttaattttcacgGTTATCCAAGTGTAATTAGAACACTCTTATTTGATAGGCCTAATTCACAACGTATAACTGTGGTACGTAGTTAcagtaaaaatatatgatataattgTTTGATTGACGCATATTatcatagtaattttttatgttcGTTTAATGACGTAGTTGGGATATAAAGAAGAAGGCACTACAACTACCCCTTTTAAGGTAAGATAAATAACATTTTGTGATTTGCATTCATTACGTGTAATTCACTctttttcttctaaatttaGATGTTAACTGCTAATGGAACCAGTAGATATGACGTTATAATTGCAACTATTCATAACGTGTCCAAGTTTCATCCAAAACTATCAATAAGAACACATGAACTAATCTCattatataaacataaaattgtTGAGCATGATAAGTATATCGAGAAATACGGTAAAGATCCCGAACATCTTATGGATAAACCAGAATTTTAAGTGTAGGTTAAACTTTGAGGTTAAGGGttatactttttctttttcaactttttcaacaatataatattattgcaCATATAGTatgatttatttacaataaacaGCCTGATAAAGATTCggtttttatatgtatattattttataatttgtttcgctatttacaaatgaaaaacaaaaataaaaattttttttttgaagcaaagtttttatttgttgatattataataatttagaataatacaattttatatcatcctaaacaaaagaaatatacagagaaaatgtttaaagaaataaatgaatttaaaataatattgcatAATAAAGGGAATTggaaaatctttttaaatgaataGGAAAAAAGTTACCGATATACAGTAGTTAGTCTACTAAAGATAATTTGTaacatgaaaaaataatttgttaaacaaccttaaaaagaaataaagttcaaaataatatatatatataacgcTACATGACAAATTATTGAAAACCAAATCCTGTAGTTCCCTCCGAGATTGCCAATAATAATTGAGACCTTAACTGCTCGTAATTTTCGTATTCAGGAATATCTATTTGGTTGAAACTAgtaaagatgataaaatttttaggttagaacaaataatcttcaagattataataataaaaagcatGTAAGTTAAAAAGCGATTTACCAAGTATGGGCAGATGGTAGACGATCTGGACTAGCAAAATCCTTATGAATCTGGAATTTCTGTACACCATGAACACCTTGAAGAACGGAAAAACCTTCCAATGGTACTTTTGAAGTACCTGTAACAAATTGTAAGAGTTTCGCTCGCTCTTCTTGATCGAAACTTCTCACTGCTCTCCAAAACCATTGGATTTGTGGAGATGAAGGagtataattttgatattcagtattatttttccaatcatcaatatcaatatctgGCATTCCAGAAATTAGTAATTCTAACTCTTGTTCATTAAATATACTAATCAAATGTGCTGGAATAATTTCATGGAAACCGGCAAGGAATTGCTCAATCTGATCTTTAATAGCTAAAGTAAGTTTCTGTTCGGTTACAAGCTTAACATATTCTCGTTTGTTTTCTTCCGTCACTGGAATATTTCTACCGTTTTCTTTTAAGTCAATAATCTTCTTTTGACCAAAATCATCGGTCTCAACGCTAAATGTGTAGTCAATTACACCTGtgatatcattatttaacatCCACACCAAACTGTTATAATATTCTAAATCTATAGCTTCGACATCCCGATAATCAACGGGCTTTCCAAGTATATGTTTATAGAAAGAACGTGTGAAATATGCATCCAAGAGCCTTCCATCATAAATAGCTTTACCAATGACACGTCCAACAAATTTAAAGAATAGCAAATGTTCTGGGTTTGCACCAGAGGCTCTATTTGGTTGATATGTAAGTCTATCTGCTGCTGATGTTTTGAATAATGCATAGTCCTCATTAAACATTTGTCTTGCAAGAACTTGGAACCATTCTCTTGTTACACCACCAGCGTCAACGCCTTCCTCTTCGTAAAACCGTACACTAAGTTTGccatatttaatttcatctcCGGTTCTTCTTTGTAAGTTCTGGAAGGAATCTTCAAATACATATTGACGTCTAACATTAAGTTGTAAAGAACCATAATGTTCACGAGCATTTGTACGTTTATGAAGTTGCTGGTTGAAATAATTTCTCTTATTGTCAAATTCAAGAATCTTCGGATTATGTACTAATAAAGAGAACGATCCACTCATTAAAGAAGGATTATTCCTAACCATCGTATTGAGAATCTTACGATGATCCTCTGTAAATGTAAAGAACAAATCCTCCATACTCTCAGAAGGAGAAGAATGCGGCCCTGGTGAAGATATTTTTTGACTTGATGATGTCATGCCAACATATTTACATACAACCATCAATGACTCTATAAGTGGTAAAAGAACGGTTGCTACATGAATCATATCCGGTTTTTCATGTATAGTAGTCAAGCATCTCCCTAGTTTTTTCCATAGTTCAGTGAAATTGAGTGTTTCATATATCTTCATAACCTTTTCTTCATCATCTGTCAATTTAGAATTTCGTGCGTTGCTATCTAACAATGTTCGTGGTGCAACTGTTTCCGCTTCATCAGGATCAACAGTTGGAGCTAATGAAACTTCTGTTTGCGTATTAGATGAAGTGATATTGGATTGTTGTTTACGAGAATACATGTAATCGATTGTCTTGAGAACACGTAATAATTTTGCTTGTTTCGAAGATGAAGGTGAGAATTTGGACAAAGTCACTCCTTGTACATCAACACCGGTGTTTGCCTTATCTAAAATTTGCGCTAAATCATCAAGATCTTCTAGTATATCGTTTCCAAGAGATTGAGCACGTTCAACTAGTTCCGAAGTTATTACTTCACGAGCTCCACTTAAAGTGGAAAGATGTTGTATAACTGAAAGTGTGTATTTGAAAGTATTACTTGTACATTCACCGGCAGTCAATACATTCACTACTAAACGCAAACAATTTTCAGGTATAACAGGTGGTTTGAGTGTAGGAAGCTTCTCCGGTTCTGCTTGTTTTGACGAGGAAGCTGTAGCATTATCTTGATTCGTTTCATTTCCAGATggattattattgttattagtCTCcagattattatcattttgatcGTTAGGTATATTTAAAACTTGATTGGAAGGTTGTTCATTGTTAGATTGTTGATTAGATTGTCCAGATAAGTTATTTGAATTGTTATTTTGATTGTCAGTTCCAGAAATTTGATATGAATTATTTTCGTTATTAATTGTGGTGTTATTAATTGTGGTGTTATTTTCGTTGTTACTTGTGTTGATATTTTCGCTGCTACTAGTGTTGTTATTTTCGCTGttatttacattattgttgtttatttGTAATGAAGAACCTCCTTCGTTTCCATTATTAGAAGTTGAACCAGAATCACCAGATGAAGTCGACGAATCCGATTTCGAGAGAGTTGATAAAGGTCGTAAAACGAATGATAATAAATGCATTAATTGATCCATTAATGCTGTATTTTTGATGAACACTTGCCTATCTAAAAGACTAAGTAGTATCACGACAGGATATTTGCTAACAGAGGATTTAGTTTGTTTTTCTTTGCCCTTACGACTATTTGATCTCTTAAGTCCAATATTGCTTTCATGTTCCATTAAGAAATATGTAACTGATGCCTCATTATACGTCACAATATATGTCAAAGCTTCCAAACATCTTTGAGCAATCAAATTGGGTACATTTTCTCCAGCTGCTTGAGTTATTTGAGCAAGAGACGGATTTGGAGCACTCGATTGTCTTCTTGGTGTACTTTTAGGAGTACCTTTTGCACGTAAAGACATTTGAGCAAAACTCTTATCGACAGCGGCTACGTCACCACTTCCATCATAAAGGACCGAAAGTAACATTAAAATCAATTCTCCGCGTGTTTTACTATTTTCACAAAGATTAAGCAATAGCTTATGGagcaaatttttattgccCAATGGTTGGGGTAGAAATAAAAGCCTAACCAACGTGGCTAATCCTGGAGTGTCAACAAGTTTCATTGCATCACGCTGGACAGTAGGTTTCTTAGGAGTTTGTACAGCTGGATTAGTACTAGCAATGGTTCTTGATCGTACTGCATTTGTATACCTTCTACTCGCTCTTTCTCGTAAAGCATTTGCTTCGGCAACAATTGCTGGAGGTAAAGATGCCAAAACCATTTCATCTTGTTCAAGCAGGACAGTTTGTCTCAATTGGGGATCCAATGAAGCAAAGAAACTTGCCGTATCCATTTCTGCAGCAACAGGTTCAGTAGTTCTTTGACGGTCTCTCCTTTCTTGTTCAAGAGCTGCTTCTTGCTGAAGAATTTCCTCACGTAAATCAACAGGTAAGGCTTCCAAAAATTCAGTACTAATAGTATCTCCTGCACCACTTACTGGAGGTCTGTTTCTTCTTTCTGGCGGTAAATGTTGATTTAAAACTTCTTCGCGTAATTCATCGGGAAGTGCTTCAAGGAATGTTGGATCGATTCCAGTATCTGTAATATCCACAGGCTGGCCATTAACCATAACGGTTGTTCTTGCACTTTGAGTTTCACTTGTACCTTCAGCTGCACCCTCGACTGTACTTTCGACTGTACTTTCGACTACAGCTTGAGAAGCTTGTGAGGTTGTCGCTCCTCCCTCTGTAACAGTTGGTTCTTCCTCCATGGCTACGTTATCCTCAGATATAGTAGGTACAATTTCCTGCGCTGGAGATGGTTCAGCATCCATAGCATCGGGATTCTCTATATTTTCTTCAGTTTCGGTGACAGGAGCATCTTCTTGCATGGTGTCTCCAAGTTCAATAATTTCAGTAGTTTCAGTAACTTCAATTACTTCTTCAGGTTCTGTAGTATTTTCAGTCATTGATGTATCTGATGTTACATTTTGTATTTCAGCAGCTCGAGCAGCTTCTGCCTCGGCCCTAGCTCGCTCTTCTAGTTCTCTTCTAACTCGTTCTTCCTCTTCTGCTTTTCTTCGTTCTTCCTCATCACGTATTTTCCTTTCTTCACGTTCTTTctcttccttttcttttctttttttctcctCTTCCACTGCAAGTGGAATTAAAGCATTCAATATATGTTCTACTAGTTTTGTAGCCTTTTCGGACGCAGTATTACCGTACATCATACGGGCTTCGTCAAGCCACCTTTGTCCAGTTGAAACTGGCATAAATTCTTGAACAGCGGTAATTGGGTCACTCGGTGGTGTGGTAATATTTTGATTGTCTTGGGCATTTGTTATCGATCTAGGAAATACTCGATCAACTTCAATTCCACTAACTAAACCGCCCGAACCTGTATTTAATTCAAGTCTATAAGTAGAATGTCCTAAACCACGACTTCTAGTTAATAATTGTTCTAATAGTTGAACCGCACCACCGCCTATCAATTCTTCGATAGATTGTGTCCAGTCACCCAATGGTCCATTTCTGACATTTCTTCCTCTGAATTCAACTCCTGTAGATCCGGTGATATTAGGAAGATTTGATGTTCGGTTAACAAGTAATGGATGTGAAGTAACATCATCGTTAGAACCGGGAATCGGTCTATTTCTTATACTAGGAATATCAACTTCATCATTTGTACTGAAATTAAATCCATAACCAGCATGATCACTTATTACATAATCAAGTCCTTCAGGTGGAACTTCTAGAATAGCACGACGGCCACCAGGAATATGTCGATGACGTCTATTACCAAAGCTAAATAAGGCTCGACTTGGACGGCCTGGCAGaacaaaatcatcatcattcatAAAAATTGAACCAGGTTGATTCCATCCCCAATTAAAGTTGAGACGATCTACATAACCATCATCAATTACATCAGCACTATCTAAAACTACGTCATTTTCTTCTCCATCATCAGCTTCttcatcgtcatcatcatcatcgtcgtCGTCGTCGTCCTCATCATCCTCATCCACCAACATGCCTTCATCATCAGCTCCAAATCCTCCATGTCGGCGATGGCGGTGATGATGTCCTTCAGCATCATCAATAACTTCTTCAGCGATATCGCTTCGATTTATAATAACTTGATCGTGAACATCCCACATTTCTTGATCATCATCTCCACCTTGACGAATACGAACAGGATGTTCATCATCTGTATCATCATCGTGTTCTAAATGATGGCTTATATTGTTATCTTCGTTTTCAGAGTTGTCATTGTTCTCATTATTCAATATTGCAGAATGACTATGTAATGGTTGACGAACTACTATTTCTACGTCcatatcttcattattattgtcatcTTCATTTATGTCATCTTCATTACTGAGATCACTAATATCACTATCAGTTTCTTCCTCGTATTCACCATTGTCGTAAACTTCTTGTTCTTCATCAGAACTCATGTCTTCATCTTCCATATCATCACTTTCAATTCTACCTTCAAGAGCACCAAGTACAGAAGTTGCATATAAATCAGGTGCTTCTGTTTCATGAACCATTTCATCAGCTGATGGGGTAGAAATGGAAGAAATACTTTCGCGACGTTCCTGTTCTTCTTTAGAAGGTTCGGGTGCGCGACCCAATTTGATAgcaatttttgttaaaaattcgAATGGCTTCAATAAAGCACTTATCAAAATTCTTGCTGAAGGATAATTTAAATCTACTTCTGAAAGAGCTTCAGTTAAAGTGTTAACGAAATGTTTGTCAAGCATTAACTTAGCAACACTAGCGGGGCCATCATCAATAGGTTTGTTTGCATTATTACTTGTACTTGTTCGTGCAGTTAGAATTGCATAGCATAATTCGGCCAAAGCCAAAAGTCTCCCGTATTTTGTTTCAATAGGATCGGATGAAGTAATAGCATTCTTAAACGAACGTGTTATACAATCTAAAACAAATTTACGAACTTGTACTAATTCAGGCTGGACCTTCTTTTCATCAACATCATTACTAATGTTTGAACATAAAGCTACAAT encodes the following:
- a CDS encoding glycogen synthase isoform 1; this encodes MSHRDVHNPFLFEIAWEVANKVGGIYTVIKTKAPVTAHEFGDRYTLIGPLAYKTAAAEVEAEKVTNPHMKEILDEMTSQGVKWMYGRWLIEGAPHVLLLDTNSIADRLDSWKGDLWNVAGIPSPPNDQETNDAILFGYLVGWFLGDFVAREKKKAVIAHFHEWLAGVAIPLLRKRRTELTTIFTTHATLLGRYLCAGSVDFYNNIQHFSVDEEAGKRGIYHRYCIERGAAHCCDVFTTVSQITAFEAEHLLKRKPDGVLPNGLNVVKFSAMHEFQNLHARNKEKIHNFVRGHFYGHYDFDLDNTLYFFTAGRYEYRNKGVDMYIESLSRLNHRLKACNSPMTVVAFIVMPAATQSFAVEALKGQAVTKQLQETVKDITEKIGQRIFDKAARYTGGDISRAVINPSELLTNEEKILLKRRVIALKRNSLPPIVTHNMIDDGSDPILTQLRRLQLFNHPSDRVKVVFHPEFLSSNNPLISIEYEDFVRGCHLGVFPSYYEPWGYTPAECTVMGVPSVTTNLSGFGGFVEEILEKSSDYGIYIVDRRLKSVDESVEQLADCMLQFCQKSRRQRINQRNRTERLSDLLDWKVLGMEYVRARKLALHRAYPDSFAGSESGGFDQQKVKIPKPLSAPASPRIRGGNVSVDDLTSNMQQLGYEDDEYPFPPFPLIVKRPNSERDLLT
- a CDS encoding glycogen synthase isoform 1 variant 2 — encoded protein: MSHRDVHNPFLFEIAWEVANKVGGIYTVIKTKAPVTAHEFGDRYTLIGPLAYKTAAAEVEAEKVTNPHMKEILDEMTSQGVKWMYGRWLIEGAPHVLLLDTNSIADRLDSWKGDLWNVAGIPSPPNDQETNDAILFGYLVGWFLGDFVAREKKKAVIAHFHEWLAGVAIPLLRKRRTELTTIFTTHATLLGRYLCAGSVDFYNNIQHFSVDEEAGKRGIYHRYCIERGAAHCCDVFTTVSQITAFEAEHLLKRKPDGVLPNGLNVVKFSAMHEFQNLHARNKEKIHNFVRGHFYGHYDFDLDNTLYFFTAGRYEYRNKGVDMYIESLSRLNHRLKACNSPMTVVAFIVMPAATQSFAVEALKGQAVTKQLQETVKDITEKIGQRIFDKAARYTGGDISRAVINPSELLTNEEKILLKRRVIALKRNSLPPIVTHNMIDDGSDPILTQLRRLQLFNHPSDRVKVVFHPEFLSSNNPLISIEYEDFVRGCHLGVFPSYYEPWGYTPAECTVMGVPSVTTNLSGFGGFVEEILEKSSYRLWYLHSRSSVEIS